The following are encoded in a window of Corynebacterium argentoratense DSM 44202 genomic DNA:
- a CDS encoding glycoside hydrolase family 25 protein gives MNFSLRLRTTLALVMSAVVAVVALVNVKADAFGINSPSGIDVASWQHPGGAPIDWNAVAADGQKYAFIKATEGVGYLNPHFLEDTKGAAAAGMLVGSYHMARPTQSASLQAAEYAAALATMPQPSLPPVLDIEYADGVGPVAMQNWVREFLSELTRLTGRTPMIYTYRYFWENEVGNTTEFNNYPLWMAAYQSQPPTVLPGGWDYMTFWQRTNDLQVSGMPTVTDANLFNGTKSDLDGFAAGMNVNLGQLLTPGIDLGRTTAQLEALGNKNPELVGAILALGAGIVAVSTVMTVAQNNGIDVGMAKQIAEQAETLAKAGQLPTGDLQTMLAVGDYTIGDLLILLKNALKVAREAGLI, from the coding sequence ATGAACTTTTCGCTCCGGCTCCGAACAACACTCGCGCTAGTGATGTCCGCCGTCGTCGCTGTCGTCGCACTCGTCAACGTCAAAGCCGACGCATTCGGCATCAACTCCCCCTCAGGAATTGACGTCGCAAGCTGGCAACACCCCGGCGGCGCACCCATCGACTGGAACGCTGTCGCAGCCGACGGCCAAAAGTACGCCTTCATCAAAGCAACCGAAGGCGTCGGTTACCTCAACCCCCACTTCCTAGAAGACACCAAGGGTGCAGCAGCCGCCGGCATGCTCGTCGGCAGCTACCACATGGCCCGCCCAACCCAAAGCGCATCCCTACAAGCAGCCGAGTACGCCGCAGCCCTCGCCACCATGCCGCAGCCCTCCCTGCCCCCAGTACTCGACATCGAGTACGCCGACGGTGTAGGCCCCGTCGCGATGCAAAACTGGGTCCGAGAATTCCTCAGCGAACTCACCCGCCTCACCGGCCGTACACCCATGATCTACACCTACCGCTACTTCTGGGAAAACGAAGTCGGCAACACCACCGAATTCAACAACTACCCACTCTGGATGGCCGCGTACCAGTCGCAGCCCCCGACCGTCCTACCCGGCGGCTGGGACTACATGACCTTCTGGCAGCGCACCAACGACCTCCAGGTCTCCGGAATGCCAACCGTCACGGACGCCAACCTATTCAACGGCACTAAGTCCGACCTCGACGGCTTCGCAGCAGGAATGAATGTCAACCTCGGCCAATTGCTGACCCCCGGAATTGACCTGGGCCGCACCACTGCACAGCTCGAAGCCCTCGGAAACAAAAACCCCGAACTAGTTGGCGCGATCCTCGCACTGGGCGCTGGCATTGTGGCAGTCTCCACCGTCATGACCGTCGCCCAAAACAACGGGATCGACGTCGGCATGGCTAAGCAGATCGCAGAACAGGCAGAAACACTGGCTAAAGCTGGTCAGCTGCCCACAGGCGACCTGCAGACGATGCTGGCGGTCGGCGACTACACAATCGGCGACCTGCTGATCCTGCTGAAGAACGCTTTGAAGGTTGCCCGCGAAGCTGGACTGATCTAA
- a CDS encoding arabinosyltransferase domain-containing protein, translating into MSTVEAPQPAKGIQLAAIISGIAGFILFVLTPFMPVNQVQSEVSWPQEEVGSLTSPLISYAPVTWSADIPLRDVNKLNEGQSLVLGTLPADSKDPTARGLFVRSTDSGVDVIVRNQVPLELSADELQKLPEDAVLSISSTSTETTAEVPGTKFQGTIEGDVRPQVTGFYTELDPTQVTTDGLHATTEVNSRFTSSPTLWKYLTMFGGVALLIISLICLHLMDTTDGRSSRQILPPNWYKPRIIDVTVAAVLGYWYIFGANTSDDGYLLTMARVSHDATYMANYYRWFGVPESPFGAPYYDLLGAMAQVSTASIWMRLPELIAALITWFIISREVLPRLGTQISTRAVAQWTAALSFLGFWIVYNNGLRPEPVIALGALLTWVSIERAIATSRLLPAAVGVIIATISLGAGPTGLMAVAALLAGLPSLIRVVQRRAPRKRTNDQGRKENNSRRRVAIAAMLAPFLASGTAILLAVFGDQTLAGVLEAIKVRSAKGPSLAWYSEWVRYQTLMQQTVDGSFTRRFAVLMMLTCLAIVLASVLRNGKVPGAAAGPSHRLMMVFFGTMFFMMFTPTKWTHHFGVYAGIGAALAALAAVAAAHMVAQSARNQTLFIGALLFLLAIALSSTNGWWYVSSYGIPWWDKTIQFKGIEASTVMLLIALMVLLAAAVQTLRNSSKEPHTGAEANTATPAPATSKIPMRSTSRPTRGIITAPIAVVSALVLAFSLLSLGKAFISQYPAYSIGLGNLRTFAGQQCGLAEDALVETNTNDSFLQPTNGDLGQSLTTDDSRNFKPNNIPTYIDPEGVDTSTQSAGSIAGSTDEDTNSGTTAGQASGLSGGFRWEEGINGSKARLPFGLDYTQIPVVGSYTEGLQYPAETTTQWYELPEHSEDKPLLVVSAAGRIKHHNINGVLQDGQKLVVEYGVTENGTTKPLGEIEPIDIGPEPSWRNLRVPLDRIAPEANVVRIVVEDTSLDPDQWVAFTPPRIPTLSSLNDFVGDTPSLLDWSVALQFPCQTPFGHYAGVTNVPQFRVSPDRPGKITLSPWQDYNGGGIMGVAEAINYSIEVPSYLRNDWQRDWGSLERYELRKNSLGEDPKEAKVDTELMTRSGLWTPGPMKTSDDD; encoded by the coding sequence GTGTCTACAGTAGAAGCTCCGCAGCCAGCAAAGGGAATCCAGCTAGCCGCCATCATCAGCGGCATCGCCGGATTCATCCTCTTTGTGCTCACACCCTTCATGCCTGTCAACCAAGTGCAGTCAGAAGTGTCATGGCCGCAAGAGGAGGTCGGCTCCCTCACTTCCCCCCTCATCTCCTACGCGCCCGTCACCTGGAGCGCCGACATTCCGCTCCGCGACGTCAACAAGCTAAACGAAGGCCAATCCCTGGTTCTGGGCACCCTCCCGGCTGACTCCAAGGATCCCACAGCCCGCGGCCTGTTTGTGCGTTCGACAGACAGCGGAGTCGACGTCATCGTCCGCAACCAAGTCCCCCTAGAACTCAGCGCCGATGAGCTGCAAAAACTCCCCGAAGATGCGGTCTTAAGCATCAGCTCCACTTCCACGGAAACCACCGCCGAAGTCCCCGGCACCAAATTCCAAGGCACCATCGAAGGCGACGTCCGCCCACAAGTCACCGGCTTCTACACCGAACTCGACCCCACCCAAGTCACCACCGACGGACTCCACGCCACCACCGAAGTGAACTCCCGCTTCACCTCCTCACCCACCCTGTGGAAATACCTCACCATGTTTGGGGGTGTCGCCCTCCTCATCATCTCCCTCATCTGCCTCCACCTGATGGACACCACCGACGGGCGCTCCTCCCGCCAAATCCTCCCACCCAACTGGTACAAGCCCCGCATCATCGACGTCACCGTCGCCGCAGTCCTGGGCTACTGGTACATCTTCGGAGCCAATACCTCCGACGATGGCTACCTGCTGACCATGGCCCGCGTCTCCCACGACGCCACCTACATGGCCAACTACTACCGTTGGTTCGGCGTGCCCGAATCCCCCTTCGGCGCACCCTACTATGACCTCCTCGGCGCCATGGCCCAAGTATCCACAGCCAGCATCTGGATGCGCCTACCGGAGCTGATCGCCGCCCTGATCACCTGGTTCATCATCTCCCGCGAAGTCCTACCCCGCCTCGGCACGCAAATTAGCACCCGTGCCGTCGCCCAATGGACCGCCGCACTGTCCTTCCTCGGCTTCTGGATCGTCTACAACAACGGCCTCCGCCCCGAGCCAGTCATCGCGCTCGGTGCACTGCTGACATGGGTCAGTATCGAACGCGCCATCGCCACTTCCCGCCTGCTACCTGCCGCGGTCGGCGTCATCATCGCCACCATCTCCCTCGGTGCAGGCCCCACCGGCCTCATGGCGGTCGCCGCACTCCTCGCAGGCCTACCCTCACTCATCCGTGTCGTTCAACGCCGCGCCCCCCGCAAACGCACCAACGACCAAGGGCGCAAAGAAAATAATTCACGACGCCGCGTCGCCATCGCCGCCATGCTCGCCCCCTTCCTCGCATCGGGAACCGCCATCCTCCTCGCAGTGTTCGGCGACCAGACACTCGCAGGTGTTCTAGAGGCCATCAAAGTCCGCAGCGCCAAGGGCCCATCCCTGGCGTGGTACAGCGAATGGGTCCGCTACCAAACCCTCATGCAACAGACAGTGGACGGCTCCTTCACCCGCCGCTTTGCAGTCCTAATGATGCTGACCTGCCTCGCAATCGTGCTGGCATCGGTCCTCCGCAACGGCAAAGTCCCCGGCGCGGCTGCCGGCCCCTCGCACCGCCTCATGATGGTCTTCTTCGGCACCATGTTCTTCATGATGTTCACCCCCACCAAGTGGACCCACCACTTCGGTGTATACGCCGGCATCGGCGCAGCGCTTGCCGCCCTCGCAGCGGTCGCCGCAGCCCACATGGTCGCACAATCCGCCCGCAACCAAACCCTCTTCATCGGCGCCCTACTATTCCTGCTGGCCATCGCCCTGTCCTCCACCAACGGCTGGTGGTACGTCTCCAGCTACGGCATCCCCTGGTGGGACAAGACCATCCAATTCAAGGGCATCGAAGCTTCCACCGTCATGCTGCTCATCGCACTCATGGTCCTGCTTGCTGCGGCGGTACAAACCCTCCGAAACTCCTCCAAAGAACCCCACACCGGCGCCGAAGCAAACACTGCGACACCAGCCCCCGCAACGTCAAAAATTCCGATGCGTTCGACGTCGCGACCCACCCGCGGCATCATCACCGCACCGATCGCAGTCGTCTCCGCCCTCGTCCTGGCGTTCTCTTTGCTCAGCCTCGGCAAGGCATTCATTTCGCAATACCCCGCCTACTCCATCGGCCTGGGTAACCTGCGCACATTCGCAGGCCAACAATGCGGCCTCGCGGAAGACGCCCTGGTGGAAACCAACACCAACGACTCCTTCCTGCAGCCCACAAATGGCGACCTCGGGCAATCCCTCACCACCGACGATTCCCGAAACTTCAAACCCAACAACATCCCCACCTACATTGACCCCGAAGGCGTAGACACCTCCACCCAAAGTGCGGGATCAATCGCAGGTTCCACCGACGAAGACACCAACAGCGGCACCACCGCCGGCCAGGCATCCGGCCTCAGCGGTGGCTTCCGGTGGGAGGAAGGTATCAACGGATCCAAGGCCCGCCTGCCATTCGGCCTGGACTACACGCAGATTCCTGTCGTCGGTAGCTACACCGAAGGCCTACAATACCCGGCAGAAACCACCACCCAGTGGTACGAACTGCCGGAGCACAGTGAGGACAAGCCGCTACTCGTTGTTTCAGCAGCGGGCCGCATCAAGCACCACAACATCAACGGTGTTCTGCAAGATGGGCAGAAGCTAGTTGTTGAGTATGGTGTCACCGAAAATGGCACCACGAAACCTTTGGGCGAGATCGAGCCGATTGATATTGGCCCGGAGCCTTCCTGGCGCAACCTGCGGGTGCCGCTTGATCGGATTGCGCCGGAAGCGAATGTGGTTCGAATCGTGGTGGAGGACACCAGCCTGGATCCGGATCAGTGGGTTGCGTTCACGCCGCCGCGTATTCCGACATTGTCGAGCTTGAACGACTTTGTTGGTGATACGCCATCGCTGTTGGACTGGTCGGTTGCGCTGCAGTTCCCCTGCCAAACACCGTTTGGTCATTATGCCGGTGTGACTAATGTGCCGCAGTTCCGTGTCTCCCCGGACCGCCCCGGCAAGATTACGTTGAGCCCCTGGCAGGACTACAACGGTGGCGGCATTATGGGTGTTGCGGAGGCTATCAACTACTCCATCGAGGTGCCTTCCTACTTGCGTAATGACTGGCAGCGCGATTGGGGTTCTTTGGAGCGCTACGAGCTGCGTAAGAATAGCCTTGGGGAGGATCCGAAGGAAGCAAAGGTTGATACGGAGTTGATGACGCGATCTGGGTTGTGGACCCCGGGTCCGATGAAGACGTCCGACGACGATTAG
- a CDS encoding galactan 5-O-arabinofuranosyltransferase, translating to MTPSTPLRLPARSVCEDYDLDRHDMPRTLLGILAAGLGAAILTLLAWKILKTTSLPAFANSEQTKALATAGAVIIVAVASGCAVLGHKRRTRPYTLFCHAVLYLSPAALVITTLGIPLSATRLYLDGINVDQGFRTQFLTWMGYTIHLSDMNYIDMPSYYPGAWFWIGGRLANLLGLAGWEVFQPWALISLATAGSILVPVWQRICGSLTVASGIALVTTSITIVMSADEPYAAIITMGVPAATVMMRRALTGSLWPLIGLTLYIGVSAAMYTLFTAVVALSVCVMAALFAVVFDHSIKPLLRLLIIGTGSALIASTVWAPYLTAILSGQPHSGATAMHYLPPTGAQVPMPMLQFNLVGLLCLLGLAYLIVRIADPDVRSMLIAQIVFYGWIVTSMIVSLSGKTLLGFRLDAIITIQLATAGMLALAELRLVEIPRFYPAVTRPATATTVTRVMVAILAIAGLSYAQQIPNRISHAIEMAYTDTDGYGERGDKNAPDSATYYATIDKTLKDWGYEPGETVVLTDEQNFMSYYPYRGFQAFTSHYANPLGEFDKRNDAVEHLASTSWTAPKNFNRSIDDLPWRAPDVFIFRGQTNDTSSTGWKYDLAEDIYPNNPNVRFRGIYFNPQAFQGWRTQQVGPFVVASKLPM from the coding sequence CCGTCATGACATGCCCCGCACCCTCCTCGGGATCCTCGCGGCAGGCCTAGGCGCCGCCATCCTCACCCTCCTGGCCTGGAAAATCCTCAAAACCACCAGCCTCCCCGCGTTCGCGAACTCAGAACAAACCAAAGCACTGGCCACCGCCGGTGCCGTCATCATCGTCGCCGTCGCCAGCGGCTGCGCCGTACTCGGGCACAAACGCCGCACCCGCCCCTACACACTGTTCTGTCACGCAGTCCTCTACCTCTCCCCCGCCGCGCTGGTGATCACCACCCTCGGTATCCCCCTATCCGCGACCCGCCTCTACCTCGACGGGATCAACGTGGACCAGGGTTTCCGCACCCAATTCCTCACCTGGATGGGCTACACCATCCACTTATCCGACATGAACTACATCGACATGCCCTCCTACTACCCAGGGGCATGGTTCTGGATTGGCGGTCGACTTGCGAACCTCCTGGGCCTCGCCGGTTGGGAAGTGTTCCAACCCTGGGCGCTGATCTCCCTCGCCACCGCGGGCAGCATCCTCGTCCCCGTCTGGCAGCGCATCTGCGGTAGCCTCACCGTCGCCAGTGGCATCGCCCTCGTCACCACTTCCATCACCATCGTCATGAGCGCCGACGAACCCTACGCCGCCATCATCACCATGGGCGTACCCGCCGCCACCGTCATGATGCGCCGAGCACTCACCGGCAGCCTCTGGCCACTCATCGGACTCACCCTCTACATCGGTGTGTCCGCCGCCATGTACACCCTGTTTACCGCCGTCGTCGCGCTCTCCGTCTGCGTCATGGCGGCGCTGTTCGCCGTCGTTTTCGACCACAGCATCAAACCCCTCCTGCGGCTTCTCATCATCGGCACCGGCTCCGCCCTCATCGCCTCCACCGTGTGGGCGCCCTACCTCACGGCTATCCTCAGCGGCCAGCCGCACTCCGGCGCCACCGCCATGCACTACCTGCCACCAACCGGCGCCCAAGTGCCCATGCCGATGCTGCAGTTCAACCTCGTCGGCCTGCTCTGCCTCCTAGGCCTCGCCTACCTCATCGTCCGCATCGCCGATCCGGACGTGCGCTCCATGCTGATCGCCCAAATCGTGTTCTACGGGTGGATCGTCACCTCCATGATCGTGTCCCTATCAGGCAAAACACTCCTCGGTTTCCGCCTCGACGCAATCATCACCATCCAACTGGCAACCGCAGGCATGCTCGCCCTCGCCGAACTCCGCCTCGTCGAAATCCCCCGCTTCTACCCCGCAGTAACCCGCCCCGCCACCGCCACAACCGTCACCCGCGTCATGGTCGCAATCCTCGCGATCGCTGGCCTCAGCTACGCCCAACAGATCCCCAACCGCATCTCCCACGCCATCGAAATGGCCTACACCGACACCGACGGCTACGGCGAACGCGGCGACAAAAACGCCCCCGACTCCGCCACCTACTACGCCACCATCGACAAAACCCTCAAAGACTGGGGCTACGAACCAGGTGAAACTGTCGTCCTCACCGACGAACAAAACTTCATGTCCTACTACCCCTACCGCGGCTTCCAAGCCTTCACCTCCCACTACGCAAACCCCCTCGGAGAATTCGACAAACGTAATGACGCCGTGGAGCATCTTGCCTCCACATCATGGACCGCGCCGAAAAACTTTAACCGCTCCATCGACGACCTCCCCTGGCGCGCACCAGACGTCTTCATCTTCCGGGGCCAAACCAACGACACCTCCAGCACCGGCTGGAAATACGACCTCGCCGAAGACATCTACCCCAACAACCCCAACGTCCGATTCCGCGGCATCTACTTCAACCCCCAAGCCTTCCAAGGATGGCGCACGCAACAGGTCGGCCCCTTCGTCGTCGCCAGCAAACTCCCCATGTAA